One stretch of Arachis hypogaea cultivar Tifrunner chromosome 20, arahy.Tifrunner.gnm2.J5K5, whole genome shotgun sequence DNA includes these proteins:
- the LOC140183033 gene encoding uncharacterized protein encodes MNNCYKGDKCLCVEGVLVKNGFRCAFCLVYGAHTREDKLAVWEELSFLSGLYQVTFCYMGDFNEITQVEERKGASTLPVSAVEFKAWMQEMELVDLALSDRMFTWFRGQSCNRIDRVLVSLEWIEEFPDIRLKGGPRGLSDHCPLIVDVTRVRVGPRPFWSLDSWFTHDGFLRTVREEWRRIGDVQFIDKLKALTVPLGRWHRDNFGNMDGRITRFEKEIKKVDDLVSNGVYDGTMEARRKALLSEAEATELDLLSSVEEIKDAVWDCGSTKAPDSNGYNMNFIKKCWEEDAEGYAWFSRGDSECLCEGQKNSRWGPDCLRNCALAKVKKKSSAIIKLDFQKAYDRVKWSFVDIVLHKMGFGLKWREWIKECVCSASMSVLINGSPSKPLKMERGLRQGDPLSPFLFVLVVDVLHRIIGEAVRNGCIAPLLVGRDDIELSHLQFADDTILFCPPEETTIRNYK; translated from the exons ATGAACAACTGTTATAAAGGAGATAAGTGCCTGTGTGTGGAGGGTGTACTGGTGAAAAATGGCTTCCGTTGTGCTTTCTGTTTAGTGTATGGTGCGCATACAAGGGAAGACAAGCTTGCTGTGTGGGAAGAGTTAAGTTTCTTATCTGGGTTATACCAAGTAACTTTTTGTTATATGGGGGACTTCAATGAGATTACTCAAGTGGAAGAACGGAAAGGAGCTTCCACCTTACCAGTGTCTGCAGTAGAATTTAAAGCATGGATGCAGGAGATGGAGCTAGTAGACCTTGCACTATCTGATCGTATGTTCACATGGTTCAGAGGCCAGTCGTGCAATCGCATTGATAGAGTGCTGGTTAGCCTGGAGTGGATAGAAGAGTTTCCTGATATAAGGCTTAAAGGAGGACCTAGAGGTTTGTCAGACCACTGCCCACTGATTGTGGATGTCACGCGGGTGAGGGTGGGACCGAGACCTTTTTGGAGCCTGGACTCCTGGTTTACTCATGACGGGTTCTTGCGGACAGTCAGGGAGGAATGGAGGAGAATCGGTGATGTACAGTTCATAGACAAGCTGAAGGCTCTAACGGTTCCGCTTGGCAGATGGCATAGAGATAATTTTGGAAACATGGATGGAAGAATTACTCGGTTTGAGAAGGAGATTAAGAAGGTGGACGACTTGGTGAGCAATGGAGTGTATGACGGGACCATGGAAGCAAGGAGGAAGGCACTT TTAAGTGAGGCAGAGGCAACAGAGCTAGATTTGTTGTCCTCGGTTGAAGAAATAAAGGATGCAGTCTGGGACTGTGGGTCAACGAAGGCACCGGACAGTAATGGGTACAATATGAATTTCATCAAGAAGTGTTGGGAAGAG GATGCGGAAGGTTATGCCTGGTTTAGTAGGGGAGACTCAGAGTGCCTTTGTGAAGGGCAGAAAAATTCACGATGGGGCCCTGATTGCTTGCGAAACTGTGCATTGGCTAAAgtcaagaaaaagagctcagcaATTATTAAACTGGATTTTCAGAAGGCTTATGATAGAGTGAAGTGGAGTTTTGTGGATATTGTGTTGCATAAGATGGGGTTCGGACTTAAGTGGAGAGAATGGATTAAGGAATGTGTATGCTCTGCATCAATGTCGGTTCTGATAAATGGGTCCCCTTCTAAGCCGTTAAAAATGGAAAGGGGCCTTCGACAAGGCGACCCTCTGTCTCCCTTCCTGTTTGTACTGGTTGTTGACGTCCTTCATAGAATAATTGGTGAGGCGGTGAGGAATGGATGTATAGCACCTCTTTTGGTTGGCCGAGATGACATTGAGCTGTCCCACTTGCAGTTTGCCGATGATACTATCCTGTTCTGTCCTCCTGAGGAGACCACTATCAGAAACTACAAATGA